The genome window tttttgttttttggtttggTCAAGCAAAAAAATCACTTTCTTGTAAGATACGTGGTAATTGTTGATGACGACGACCCCATGCCTTTCTCCTTAAAGAACATCTCAAACGCATTGTGCAAAAAGCAATAAAAACAACCTCACAATTCCATCACCTTAAGATACCCAACAAGTTCTCCTGTTGAAATTACGTTTTTCACTGTACTTCCAATGTGGCTGAACTGTTTGTCGATATATTCATCTTGGTTTGCATGAGATAATAACAATTATCAGCAAATACTCAAggcagataaaaaaaaaagaaaaaagaataactcaAGGCAGACATGATAATTTAGTTTGCACTTGAGATTGTGCAAGTTGGtactatatataaaatttgttCTCTTTTCTTTGGACAGCTGTCCGTAAAAAGAATATCATTGTGCAAGGTGGCATCGACAGTAATTGTTGATCAaaagagggagggagagaggagaaaagagagagagagagagaggtagggggagagagaaagagagagagagagacggcGGTGCCAGCAATAGGACCGATGGCTGTGAGGTGGCATCGACAGTGATGAGTTGAGGTTGGAGAGTAGTAGTAGAAGAGAGAGATATGTGTGTATTTTTGGGTGTTGTGGGATGtgtaaataaattttgtgagttttttttttatgttactATTAACTTTGTTTATTAAAAACTGGCAAAAATTTGGCATCCAAACAAGCCCTCTATTAAAGTCCTAATCAAGTAAcgtggaaaatttttttgaattgaaTAATATAAGTAGGGTGCCGACTTCTTTTTAGTTTCTGTGTAATGGCCTTTAGGCTCTCCActgaacccaaaaataaaataaaataaaatatataaaccTACATACAACAAGCAAAATAGAAATAAACACATAGATAAAAAGCAAATATATTAAACAAACAcaaatatacatacatatattttCTTTCTCTCCCTATCTCTCTCTAAAAATATATAGACAATATTAATATTTCTAAATATATAAAGACGGCTACTAGCAGCCACCATTAAGTATATACTTATTCACTTTATAactaattatatacatatagtATAATAATTTgctatatattatattatattatattaaagGCTATAATGCATTACATGCACTTCAGTTCCAGGGGTAGTTGCCATCGAGGTTGCCATCGAAGATTCCTGGATCATTCATAGCAACCTGAAAAGGGGAAGCAGCCTGAGCTTCAGCCCAAATTGAAGAGTCATCTGTCTCTGGCAAATTTGATTTGAGGCTGTTCCACACTTCTTTCATAGGTGCTTCCTCACTTCTGACTGCCTCATTTCCATTGTCGTGAATAACGTTGGTATTGTCGTTCCTAACTGATGTTATACCAACAGTTGCTGTACCAGTGGGGTAACCAGTTGCAGTTGCGTTTGGGTTCAGCTCAAAGAACAGCCCTTCATTCCCCTGATACTGGGGTACGGGATAACTGGAGCTGCTGCTGGAAGCAAAATTCAGGAGCGAATTCTGTTGAAAAGGAACTGGTTGAACTCCGCTTTCATTTCCGCCGCTGGTGTTGAGAGTGAAGTAGTCGGGAATGTTCTGAGCCCTCCCAAAGAGATGTGGTAGATTCAGCTTGGCGGCATCCCCATACAGCTTATATGCTGCTGCATCGTAAGCGATGGCTGCCTCGTGGGAGGTGTCGAAAGTTCCCAACCAGAGGCGCGAACCACAGTTGGGTTCGCGTATTTCTGCCACCCACTTGCCCCAAGTCCGCTGCCGGACTCCTTTGTAGGTACAGGAAGCATTCTCAGGTCCGCCTTTGCCTCTCGTGCAGCCTTTTCTTGAACTGGCGTTTGCAGGCTTCTTTCCTTGCCTTCCGTTTCCGTTCCCATTTGCACTGCCGTCTGCTTCCATCGTTGATTTTGTTTATTTCGGGATTTTTCAGAGTAGTAGTGGAGAGTGTAGGAATGGCAATTGCATTTGCATGGAGAAATTAACAATTTATACTAGGCTAGGTAAGGATGAAGACAAAGAGTGatgaaggaggaggaggatacACGAGAAGAGAGTTGTGATGAATATAAGAAAGTACTATCAGCTACGTGTCCACGTCCATAGCAATGCCACTGATACTTGGCAACACCAatctttgtcttttattttttttctttgtatacTTTTTCCGTCAGATTAAATGTGCACTCGAACTTTAACTCTCACTTTTCTTCCCCTTTCAGACAAAAATTAAGCTCAGGTGGCGTAGAAGAACGGATGGTTCATCCCACTTGGATGGCTTTGAGGAGAAATACCAAGGATAAATATTTCACATGCATTTAAGTGCTGCTGAATGAGTTTGTAGTTAAGTTTGGGTCATAACTCCAAAACTGATGTCAGAACGGGCAAATCGAGGTGGataaattctaaacttgttagtAATTCTCTGAGCACTTGATCCcacttcaaaaaataaataaatagataaaaaaaaatgggctATCTCTCCCGAAACTCAGCAGTGAGCTAGCTGAGATATATTGCATTGCTACACAGGCCTAGGGTTGAGACGTAGGTAGGCACTTGGCAGCTATCACAGTGACTGTTGTGCTCCTTTAAATGTTCTAGTTGAGGTGTTGAGACTTTGGAATCTAGTAAACTTTTCAATATTTTGctaagttgttttgtggagaaaCGTCTAAGGATTACCGTTCTACAAtccttagaaagaaacaaaaactgGAGCGACCAAAGCACCGACCGATGTACTTTCCCCTCTACCCCTCAAAGTTTCAAAGTATTTCGTCAGCACTCACTACCACAGTGTGTAATTGAATAGTGCCAATAAAAACTGTTGGCTTGCGGTGCTCGACACCTGAGTTCAACATTGATGCTACTTAAGAAATTTGAGTTGtcttttattattgttttttgcTGCCCAATTAAAGCGGATTTGACTCTTTCGGTAAGTATGTTTACTTGTATCTCGAAGGTTAATAATCAAGTCAAGTTTGTGCCAACTTCTATTTGCCATAATTAACCAATC of Coffea arabica cultivar ET-39 chromosome 5c, Coffea Arabica ET-39 HiFi, whole genome shotgun sequence contains these proteins:
- the LOC140007294 gene encoding dehydration-responsive element-binding protein 2E-like, which produces MEADGSANGNGNGRQGKKPANASSRKGCTRGKGGPENASCTYKGVRQRTWGKWVAEIREPNCGSRLWLGTFDTSHEAAIAYDAAAYKLYGDAAKLNLPHLFGRAQNIPDYFTLNTSGGNESGVQPVPFQQNSLLNFASSSSSSYPVPQYQGNEGLFFELNPNATATGYPTGTATVGITSVRNDNTNVIHDNGNEAVRSEEAPMKEVWNSLKSNLPETDDSSIWAEAQAASPFQVAMNDPGIFDGNLDGNYPWN